The Streptomyces sp. NBC_00435 nucleotide sequence AGGTTGGGCCGGTTGATGGTGCGCCACATGGTCTGCGCGTACTCCAGCGCCTCCTCCTCGGAGACCTGGGTGTACTTGCGGAAGTAGGAGAAGGGGTTCTGGAACGCCGTCTCGCGCAGCTTGCGGAACCGGTTGAGGTACCAGCGCTCGATGTCCTCGGGTCGGGCGTCGACGTACACGCTGAAGTCGAAGTAGTCGGCGAGGCCGACCCGGGTGCGGCCGTCCTTGCCGGGCATGGCCGGCTGCAGGACGTTGAGCCCCTCGACGATCAGGATGTCGGGGCGGCGCACGACGAGCTGCTCGCCGGGAACGATGTCGTAGATCAGGTGGGAGTAGACCGGGGCCGTGACCTCGTCCTTGCCCGCCTTGATGTCGGCGACGAAGCGGGTCAGCGCACGGCGGTCGTAGGACTCGGGGAAGCCCTTGCGGGCGGTCAGCCCGCGCCGCTGGAGCTCCTTCATCGGGTACAGGAACCCGTCGGTGGTGACCAGCTCCACGCGCGGGTGCTCGGGCCAGCGGGCGAGCAGGGCCTGCAGGAGGCGGGCCACGGTGGACTTGCCCACGGCGACCGAGCCGGCGACCCCTATGACGAAGGGGGTGCCCTGCTGTGCGCCGTGGCCGTTGCCGGCGTCGCCGAGGAAGGTGTTGAGGGTGCCGCGGAGGTTGCTGGTGGCGCCGACGTACAGGTTCAGGAGGCGGGAGAGCGGCAGGTAGACGTCGCGGACCTCGTCGAGGTCGATGACGTCGCCCAGTCCGCGCAGCCGCTCGACCTCGTCGGCCGTCAGCGGGAGCGGTGTGCGCTCGCGCAGGGCGCTCCACTCGGCGCGGGTGAGGTCGACGTAGGGGGAGGCCTCGTGGCCCCGGCGGCGCGTGGGGTGCGCGGCGTGCTCGGGGTGCGTGGGGTGCTCCGGTCCGGCGGGGCGCTCCGTTGCGCTGTCCGGCGTGCTTCGTGGCGGCGAAGAGATCACAGAGCCATTGTCACGGGTCACGGGCCGCCGTGGGTGGTGTGGTCGGTCACGTGGCTGGGGGCCTTTTGGCCGCAAGTGGATGGGTTGTACGCGGACCGGTACCGATTGGAGGCCTCCCCGGTCTCGTGGGGGTCACGATGCGTGGGGCGTGCAGGCAACCAGCGGCCCGATGTCGGTGGGACCCCGTACGGTGTGGATCACCGCAGCTCAAGACGCCGCCCCGGAATCGGGGTACTGCCACGCGCTGCACTTTTCCGATCTGTCCCGTGGGGGGAACCATCGTGCGCAACGCGCTGCTCCGCCGTACCGTCCTGTCCGCTTCGGCCGTGTCCCTGGCACTGTTCGCCACCGCGTGCGGCGGCTCCGGCAAGGCTGACGCGAAGCCGTCGGCCTCGGCATCCGCGGCTGCTCCGGCTGCTCCGGCGGCCAAGGGGAAAACGGATGCGGAACTCGCGGGCATGATCCTGGTCCAGGCGGACCTGCCCACGCACCTCTTCAAGTCCGTCTCCGAGAAGGACGCCAACGCCGGGCAAGGGGCTACCAGCGACGTCCCCGAGTGCCTGCCGGTGCTGCGGGCGATGGCCGCTACGCCGCCGATCGGAAGTCCGACCGGAGCGGTGCGCACCGCCGTGGCCGCCAAGCCGAAGCCGGTGGCCAAGGAAGCGAGCGAGGAGGACAAGCAGCTCGCCGCCCAGAACGCCCTCGGGGCGACCGCCACCGTGGTCAGCCTGTACTCGTACGACGGAGACGGTGCGCAGAAGGCCTTCCGCTCGCTCGTAGAGGCGGGCCGCCCCTGTGAGAAGGGCTTCGTGCCCACGGTGGCCGGCGAGCAGCTCGGCAACACCACGGTGCGCCCGTTCACCGAGGTCAAGGTGGGGGACGA carries:
- the coaA gene encoding type I pantothenate kinase; its protein translation is MISSPPRSTPDSATERPAGPEHPTHPEHAAHPTRRRGHEASPYVDLTRAEWSALRERTPLPLTADEVERLRGLGDVIDLDEVRDVYLPLSRLLNLYVGATSNLRGTLNTFLGDAGNGHGAQQGTPFVIGVAGSVAVGKSTVARLLQALLARWPEHPRVELVTTDGFLYPMKELQRRGLTARKGFPESYDRRALTRFVADIKAGKDEVTAPVYSHLIYDIVPGEQLVVRRPDILIVEGLNVLQPAMPGKDGRTRVGLADYFDFSVYVDARPEDIERWYLNRFRKLRETAFQNPFSYFRKYTQVSEEEALEYAQTMWRTINRPNLLENVAPTRGRATLVVRKGPDHKVQKLSLRKL